The sequence below is a genomic window from Pseudomonadota bacterium.
GCCGCGCCGGCCCGGCACACCGTCGTTGTGAAGCTCGATGCCCGACATCAGGCCGATGACGCGCAGATCGAACACCATCGGATGGTCCTTCAGACTGAAGACCGCCTCCTCGAAGTAGGGCGCGAGTTCCGCTGCGCGTTCGAACAGGCCTTCGCGGGCATAAATCTCCTGGGCCTTCAGGCCGGCGGCGCAAGCGGCCGGATGGGCCGAGTAGGTATAGCCGTGGAACAGCTCGATTGCGTTGTCAGCGCCGGCGTTGGTGACGGTGTCATAGATTTCGTCGCGCACGGCGACCGCGCCCATCGGAATGGCGCCGTTAGTCAGTGCCTTGGCCATGGTGACGATATCGGGCACCACGTCGAACTTCTGGCTGCCGAACGGCGCGCCCAGACGACCGAAACCGGTGATGACCTCGTCGAACACAAGCAGGATGCCGTGCTGGTCGCAGATCTCGCGCAGGCGCTTCAGGTAGCCCTTGGGCGGGATTAGCGTGCCGGTCGAACCGGCGACCGGTTCAACGAAACAGGCGGCGATGTTCTCCGGCCCATAGGTCTGGCAGATCCGCTCCAGATCCTCGGCCAGCTCGGCGCCGTGTTCCGGCTCGCCGCGCGTCATGCGGTTTTCTTCAAGCCAGGTGTGACGCATCAGCGCGACATGAGGGATCGAGGCGGCAAAGGCCGCGCGGTTCTTATTGATGCCCGACAGTGAGACGCCGCCGATGTTTACGCCATGATAGGCGCGCTCGCGCGAGACGAAGCGGATACGCTGCCCTTCACCCCGAGCACGGTGGTAGGCCATGGCGATCTTGAGCGCCGTGTCGACCGATTCGGACCCGGAATTGGTGAAGAAGACGCGGTTCAGCGGCTCCGGATGCAGATCCGCGATTGTCTGCGCCAGGGCGAACGACGTCGGGTGGCCAAGCTGGAACGGCGCCACATAGTCGTTCTCCATCAACTGCTTGTGGACCGCATCGGCAATCTCTTTGCGGCCGTGGCCCGCCGGACAACAGAACAGGGCCGAGGAACCGTCGATCACCCGGTCGCCGTTCTGATCCCAGCAGTAGATACCCTCCGAGCGGGTGACCAGCCGCGGCTTCTGCTTGAAGTCGCGGTTGCCGGTGAACGGCATCCAGTGGGCTTCCAGGGAATTGGTGCGCGGAAACTCGACTTCTGCGAGAGCTGATTTTGAACTCATGGCTCACCTCGAGACGGGATCGGGCCATTTCGGCCCGCCCGGTAAAGATTGCGGATTCGTGCGAAATCAAAATACGATCGCTTGTGGTCTCCCTGTAAGGCCAGTTCGACCAATTGGGTAAGACCAAGACCGCTATGCGCGACGCCCTGTTTCATATCAATAAGGATGAGCCGGCCACGCTCCAGGCTCAGATCCGCGAGGCCCTGGTCTCGGCCGTGGTCTCGGGCCAGTTGCCGGCGATGGAGCCGATCCCCTCGACCCGCGCCATGGCAAGGCGCCTCAACGTGTCGCGCAATACCGTCGTGTTGGCCTATCAGGCCTTGGTCGAAGACGGCTTTCTGCTATCACGCGAGCGCAGCGGCTACTACGTCAATCCCGATGTCCTGCGCGGCATGGCGTCTGCCTCATCGCTGTCCGACGAGAGCCCGGGCGCCGAAGGCGTCGACTGGTTGTCGCGCCTGCGCATAAGCCCGGCGGCTCAGACCAATATCGTCAAGCCGACCGACTGGCGGTCGCACCCTTATCTCTTCATCTACGGCCAGATGGACGAGGCGTTGTTCCCGATCTCCGAGTGGCGCGACTGCATGCGCCAGGCCATGGGCACCAAGTGGCTGGACCAGTGGACCGCCGATCGCTACAGCGCCGACGACCCCATGCTGATCGATCAGATCCGCACGCACATTCTACCGCGCCGCGGCATCACCGCCCGCGACGACGAGATCCTGATCACCATGGGCGCGCAAAACGCTCTTTATCTGGTATCGAGCCTTCTGGTCGGCACCGACACCCAGGTCGCGATCGAAGACCCGGGCTATCCCGACGCGCGCAATATGTTTGAGCTGAGGACCGAGAAGGTCATGCCAATCCCGGTCGACGAAGCCGGCCTGGTGCTCGACGACCGCCTGAGCGATTGCCGCCTCGTCTTCGTGACGCCGTCGCACCAATACCCGACCACGGCGACCATGCCGATCGCCCAGCGCAAGGAACTCTTGGCGCGTGCGACGGCGGACGACTTCGTGATCCTGGAAGACGATTACGAGTTCGAGACCAACTACGTCTCCGATCCCTGCCCGGCGCTCAAGTCGCTCGATAAGGAAGGGCGCGTCATCTATATCGGCAGTCTGTCGAAATCCCTGGTGCCGGGCGTCAGGCTCGGTTTCCTGGTCGCGCCGCGCACCCTGATCGAACAGGCACGCGCCCTGCGCCGGCTGATGCTGCGCCACCCGCCCGGCAACAATCAGCGCGCCATTGCCATCTTCCTGTCGCTTGGCCATCACGACGCGCTGCTCGGCCGTCTGCACCGTGTCTATCGGGAGCGATGGCAGATCATGGGCGATGCGCTCCAAGAGCATTTGCCGGGTTGGAGCCAAAGTCCGAGCTTTGGCGGCACGAGCTTCTGGCTGGAAGGTCCGAAGGGATTCGACGCCAACCGCCTGGCGCAGGAAGCACTCGACGCCGGCATCGTCATCGAGCCCGGCGACATCTTTTTCGCCGGCGACAACCCACCGCGCAACTACTTCCGCCTTGGCTTTTCGGCCATCAGAACCGAACGCATCGCAGAAGGGATCGAGAAGCTGGCTGGCATCATCGAGAAACTGCCGCCCGCGACACTGGACGCGGCCGAGTGACGATCAGCGGTTGACCGTCCGCAAGGTATCGAGCGCAATCATTGTTTCCTCGTCGGTCGGCACGACCCACGCAGAGACCGTGCTGTCCGCTGTCGTGATGTAGGGACCGCCACGTTCGTTGGCCGCCGCATCCAGGTCGATGCCCAGCCAGGCTGCATCGCGACACACTCTCTCACGGATCGAAACAGCGTTTTCGCCGATGCCCGCGGTGAAGACGAGCGCGTCGAGACCGCCGAGCGCTGCACACAACGCGCCGAGTTCCCGCCCGATGCGGTAGACGAAGAGGTCGATCGCCGTTCGCGCCGCATCATCGTCACTCGCCAACAGGTCCCGGATGTCGCTGCTGATCCCTGAAACGCCGAGCAGGCCGGATTGATGATAGAGCAGGTTCTCGACCGCCTCCGCCGTCATGCCGCGCTCACGGATTAGATGCAGGATGACACCGGGATCGAGCCAGCCGCAGCGCGTGCCCATCACCAGACCGTCCAGGGCCGTGAAACCCATGGAGGTCTCGACGCTCCTGCCGCCACGGATGGCACACATGCTGGCGCCGTTGCCAAGATGGGCGATCACCACACGGCCATCGGCGATCGCCGGCGCTACGTCTTTCAGCGCACGGGCGATGTAGGCATAGGACGACCCGTGGAAGCCGTAGCGGCGAACACCGGCGTCATGAAGGTCTTGCGGCAGCGCCAGGCGGTCGGCGATCGCCGGACGGCCGCGATGGAAGGCCGTATCGAAACACGCGACCTGCGGCACGTCGGGATGGGCGCCGGCGATGGCCTTGACCGGTGCCAGGTTGAGCGGTTGATGCAGCGGCGCGAGCGGCGTCAACGCCTCCAGTTCGCGCAAAACGCCGGCGTCGATCAGGACCGGCGCCGCGAAGTCCGGTCCGCCATGCACCACCCGGTGGCCGACGGCCAGTAAGGCCTCGCCCGCCAACCATTCGGTGACCCAGCCCAGCAACCGATCGAGGGTCGCCGCATCGCTGCCGGACCAGTCTTCATCGGCGATTGTCTCATCTTCGGCATTCCTGGCCGAGAAGCGCGGCCTACCGCCGATTCCCTCGATCTGGCCCCTGACGGCCAGAGCGACATCGCCGTCCACGGTTGCCCGATGAATCGAGAACTTGAGACTGGATGAGCCGGCATTGATGACAAGCAGCGAGCCTGCCTGCGCCGGTTGTTGGGATGGCGGGCTCAACGAGCCGTGCGCTGATATCGCTGCGGGCTCATGCCCGTCCAGTTCCGGAACGCCCGCGAGAAGGCCGAGAGCTCGGAATAGCCGAGCGACAGCGCGACCTCGGTCAACGGCATGCTGGCGTCGTTCATGTAATGCAGCGCCAGTTCCTGACGTGCAGCGCGCAACAGGTCCTGGAAGGTCAGGCCGTGGTTCTTCAACGCGCGCTGGAACTTGGCATCGGTCATGCCCAGCACTTCGGCGATCTCAGTCAGGCCGGGCGTGCGGTCGCCCAGGTGCAGCTTGATCTGGTTGCGCACGACCGTGGCGAAGTCTTCGGGATTGCCGCGCAGTTCACAACGCGCGGTCAGGAACCGCTCGATCACCGAGAACAGATAGGGGTCCTGCTCAGGCATGCGCGCGTCGAGATCGCGGCGCCGGAACGCCAACGCGTTGGTCCGCCGACCGAACCGGACCGGCGCGCCGAAGCGCTGTTCATGCTCGTGCCAGTCTTCCGGTTTGTCGTGTTCGAACCGCACCTCAAGCGGCGCCCAGTCGGGGCCCAGGGCGGCGCGGAAAATGTTGCGGAACATGCCCAGCGACAGCTCGGCATCCTGGCGCCGATCCTTGATGCGCGGATCATAGATTCGGTAGCTCAGCCACAGGATGTCGCTGTCCTGCAACAGGCCGAAGCTGGTCTGGCCCTGGTGCGCGGGGAAGTACTTCTCCATGTTGCGCAGCGCCGCCGACAGCGTCGGCGAACAGATGGCGGCATAGCCCAGCGCGCCCAGCTGCTTGGGCATGAACTGGTCGCCGAACTGCAGGCCGAAATTGTCGTGACCGGTATGACCCGCCGCTTCGACAAAGAGCTGGCAATAGCGCTGCAGGTTCAAGTCGTTGAACGGGTCTTCGATATCGTCGGTGCTGATGTTGGCACGCCCGAAGACCGTGTCGACGTCGCCGCCGTGACGTTGGATCAGATCGATCACGCCTGTTGCCGCCGATGCCAAGACGCGCGGCGGCTCAAGCCCCGTATGCCCACCCTCAGACAACATTGTTCTTCGCTTCCAGGGGCCGCGCTCGTGCCCAGCCCTGCCCCGGCCGTGTTTGTGGAAAAAGCCTAACAGAAAAGGGGACGGGCAGAAAACCGCGAATCCGGGCACGGTCCCACCGCCGGCCAGCGCACAAATCTGTCAAATTCGGCCCATCTGCTGTCAAGCAGCCTTCCCCGAACAGTGCTTGGCTTGCTGGACTGCGACGAGGATCGCCATGTCATCGTCTCATCCTGCGGAACAAAAGGAGGCTTCCATGAAACTTTCCCGCCGGTCATTTACCAAGGGAATGGCAAGCGCTGCTGGTCTTGCGGCCCTCGGCCCGATGGGCGCCGCACACGCGGCGCGCGACAATGAACTGAATATTCTGTGCTGGGAAGGCTACAACTCAGACGATGTGTTGGGCCCCTTCCGCGATGCCCACCCCGATGCGACCGTGCGCGCGGAAAGCGGCACGTCCGATCCCGACATGATCAACAAGCTGCGCGCCGGCGAGGTCAATGTCTGGGACCTGATCAACGTCAACCAGCCGTGGGCGCGTCATCAGCTCTATCCTGAGAACCTGATCAAGCCGCTCGATAAAGACCGTTTCATGCCCTACTTCGAGAACATGCTCTCGGAGTTCCAGGGCCCCTATCCGCTCTCGTTCGCCGAGAACGGCGATCTGATCGGCATGGTCCAGCGGTTCGGTCCGTTCAGCTTTGTCGTCAACACCGACAAGGTCAGCGTCGACATGGCCGAGGACCAGGGCTGGAAGCTGTTCCTGGATTCAGCGATGAAGAATCGCTACGGCATCCTGACCTATGACAACTGGAACATCATGCACATGTGCCTGACGGGCGATCAGGACCCGTTCAAGGAGATGGATGACGCCGGTCTCGACAAGTTCACCGAAACCGCCAATGCGGTCTTCGATGGCGCCAAGCTGCTGACCGATGACCTGGTTGCCATGAACACGGCGCTGATCAACGAAGAGATCGACGCCTACTTCACCGGCGGCACCTACACGGCGAGCCCCGCCCGGCTCGACGGCGCGACCAACATTCGCGGCATCACGCCGAACTCCGGTCCGCTGGAAGGCAACAAGGGCGGTCTGGTCTGGGTCGAACTGACGTCGGCCGTCAACAATCCGGATCCCTCGAAGCTGGCCGAGGACTTCCTGGAGTACGTCCAGGGGGCGGAAGTGTCGAAGGCCGTCAGCTTCTCTGAAGGCACCTACAACCCGGTCGCCCAGATGGGCAACCCGGCGGTGTTCAACACGTACGATTCCGACGAGTTGGACGCCATTCAGTGGGACAGCTTGCCTGAGGAAATGGCGCGTTCGGCCGAGTACAGCATCGTCGCGTCCTACGACAAGCTGAACGAACTCTACAACGCCGCCAAGCGCGGTTAGGTTCGCCAATCAGTACCCCGGCGGTCATCGCGCCGCCGGGGCTTCTTGTTCGACCGACCGGGCTGGGCTTGATGTCGACCGCTCCTATTTTGCGCCTAGACAAAATCGTCAAGCGCTTCGACGAGTTCACGGCTGTGCAGGAAATCAATCTCGACATCGTCGAGGGTGAGTTCCTGACCATCGTCGGCCCGTCGGGCAGCGGCAAGACAACCCTGATCCGCTTGATGGTCGGGATGGAAGAGCCCACCAGCGGCGAGATCTGGCTGCGCGACAAGCGCATCGACCAGGTGCCCGCCAACAAACGCCCGACCTGCATGGTCTTCCAGTCGCTGGCGCTGTTCCCGCACAGGAGCGTCGGCCAGAACATCGAGTTTCCGCTCAAGATTCGCGGCGTCAGCACCGCCGAGCGCAAGGCGCGCGCGCTGGAGCTGATGGAATTGCTGCACCTGCCGACCGACTACTACGACAAGCGCGTCACCCAGTGCTCCGGCGGCGAGCGCCAGCGTGTCGCGCTGGCCCGCGCGCTGGCCTTCGATCCGGAAATCCTGTTTTTCGATGAGCCGCTCTCGGCGCTCGACTACCGCCTGCGCAAGAAGCTTGAGAAGGAACTGAAAGACCTTCACGCACGCACCGGCAAGACCTTCGTCTACATCACCCACTCGCTTGAAGAAGCCATGGTGATGTCCGACCGCATCGCGATCATGAACCGCGGCCAGTTCGAACAGATCGCGGTCGCCGAAGAGATCTATGACCGCCCGAACAGCCGCTTCGTCGCGGAGTTCATGGGCGAGGTCAACCTGTTCGATGTCGAAGGCACCGCGAATGGCGGATTGCACGGCCACGGCGTCGAAATCCACATCAACGGCGAGGCCTCGGAGTTCGGCATGACGCTGGAGCCGGGCACGCGCGGCGCGTTGATGGTGCGGCCCGAATACATCCGCTTTCAGCCACCGGGCCAGACCAGCGACTTTATCGTGCGCGGCATCTTGCGCGGCGAATACGCGCTGGGCTCGCGCATCCAGTACGAGGTCGAGACCGCCGACGGCACGCGTCTGACGGTCGAGAAACTTCGCGAAGACCGTTTCGCCGGCGGCTTGGGCGAGGAAGTTGTGCTCGGCTGGGACCTCGAACACTCGCACATGATCCGCGAGGGCTGAGCGGTGGAACGCGCCGAACGCCGGCAAGGATTTTTAAGCGCGCTGCCGCTGACCATCGTTCTGGTGGTCAGTTTCCTGGCACCGCTGCTGGTCGTCGCGGCGTTCTCCACCATGC
It includes:
- a CDS encoding aspartate aminotransferase family protein produces the protein MSSKSALAEVEFPRTNSLEAHWMPFTGNRDFKQKPRLVTRSEGIYCWDQNGDRVIDGSSALFCCPAGHGRKEIADAVHKQLMENDYVAPFQLGHPTSFALAQTIADLHPEPLNRVFFTNSGSESVDTALKIAMAYHRARGEGQRIRFVSRERAYHGVNIGGVSLSGINKNRAAFAASIPHVALMRHTWLEENRMTRGEPEHGAELAEDLERICQTYGPENIAACFVEPVAGSTGTLIPPKGYLKRLREICDQHGILLVFDEVITGFGRLGAPFGSQKFDVVPDIVTMAKALTNGAIPMGAVAVRDEIYDTVTNAGADNAIELFHGYTYSAHPAACAAGLKAQEIYAREGLFERAAELAPYFEEAVFSLKDHPMVFDLRVIGLMSGIELHNDGVPGRRGQQVQKDLFWNGCHVKFTGDCAIVTPAFIAERAHVDEIIDKIRKTLDQYV
- a CDS encoding ABC transporter ATP-binding protein → MSTAPILRLDKIVKRFDEFTAVQEINLDIVEGEFLTIVGPSGSGKTTLIRLMVGMEEPTSGEIWLRDKRIDQVPANKRPTCMVFQSLALFPHRSVGQNIEFPLKIRGVSTAERKARALELMELLHLPTDYYDKRVTQCSGGERQRVALARALAFDPEILFFDEPLSALDYRLRKKLEKELKDLHARTGKTFVYITHSLEEAMVMSDRIAIMNRGQFEQIAVAEEIYDRPNSRFVAEFMGEVNLFDVEGTANGGLHGHGVEIHINGEASEFGMTLEPGTRGALMVRPEYIRFQPPGQTSDFIVRGILRGEYALGSRIQYEVETADGTRLTVEKLREDRFAGGLGEEVVLGWDLEHSHMIREG
- a CDS encoding PotD/PotF family extracellular solute-binding protein, which codes for MKLSRRSFTKGMASAAGLAALGPMGAAHAARDNELNILCWEGYNSDDVLGPFRDAHPDATVRAESGTSDPDMINKLRAGEVNVWDLINVNQPWARHQLYPENLIKPLDKDRFMPYFENMLSEFQGPYPLSFAENGDLIGMVQRFGPFSFVVNTDKVSVDMAEDQGWKLFLDSAMKNRYGILTYDNWNIMHMCLTGDQDPFKEMDDAGLDKFTETANAVFDGAKLLTDDLVAMNTALINEEIDAYFTGGTYTASPARLDGATNIRGITPNSGPLEGNKGGLVWVELTSAVNNPDPSKLAEDFLEYVQGAEVSKAVSFSEGTYNPVAQMGNPAVFNTYDSDELDAIQWDSLPEEMARSAEYSIVASYDKLNELYNAAKRG
- a CDS encoding PLP-dependent aminotransferase family protein is translated as MGKTKTAMRDALFHINKDEPATLQAQIREALVSAVVSGQLPAMEPIPSTRAMARRLNVSRNTVVLAYQALVEDGFLLSRERSGYYVNPDVLRGMASASSLSDESPGAEGVDWLSRLRISPAAQTNIVKPTDWRSHPYLFIYGQMDEALFPISEWRDCMRQAMGTKWLDQWTADRYSADDPMLIDQIRTHILPRRGITARDDEILITMGAQNALYLVSSLLVGTDTQVAIEDPGYPDARNMFELRTEKVMPIPVDEAGLVLDDRLSDCRLVFVTPSHQYPTTATMPIAQRKELLARATADDFVILEDDYEFETNYVSDPCPALKSLDKEGRVIYIGSLSKSLVPGVRLGFLVAPRTLIEQARALRRLMLRHPPGNNQRAIAIFLSLGHHDALLGRLHRVYRERWQIMGDALQEHLPGWSQSPSFGGTSFWLEGPKGFDANRLAQEALDAGIVIEPGDIFFAGDNPPRNYFRLGFSAIRTERIAEGIEKLAGIIEKLPPATLDAAE
- a CDS encoding AraC family transcriptional regulator; amino-acid sequence: MLSEGGHTGLEPPRVLASAATGVIDLIQRHGGDVDTVFGRANISTDDIEDPFNDLNLQRYCQLFVEAAGHTGHDNFGLQFGDQFMPKQLGALGYAAICSPTLSAALRNMEKYFPAHQGQTSFGLLQDSDILWLSYRIYDPRIKDRRQDAELSLGMFRNIFRAALGPDWAPLEVRFEHDKPEDWHEHEQRFGAPVRFGRRTNALAFRRRDLDARMPEQDPYLFSVIERFLTARCELRGNPEDFATVVRNQIKLHLGDRTPGLTEIAEVLGMTDAKFQRALKNHGLTFQDLLRAARQELALHYMNDASMPLTEVALSLGYSELSAFSRAFRNWTGMSPQRYQRTAR
- a CDS encoding acetate/propionate family kinase — its product is MSPPSQQPAQAGSLLVINAGSSSLKFSIHRATVDGDVALAVRGQIEGIGGRPRFSARNAEDETIADEDWSGSDAATLDRLLGWVTEWLAGEALLAVGHRVVHGGPDFAAPVLIDAGVLRELEALTPLAPLHQPLNLAPVKAIAGAHPDVPQVACFDTAFHRGRPAIADRLALPQDLHDAGVRRYGFHGSSYAYIARALKDVAPAIADGRVVIAHLGNGASMCAIRGGRSVETSMGFTALDGLVMGTRCGWLDPGVILHLIRERGMTAEAVENLLYHQSGLLGVSGISSDIRDLLASDDDAARTAIDLFVYRIGRELGALCAALGGLDALVFTAGIGENAVSIRERVCRDAAWLGIDLDAAANERGGPYITTADSTVSAWVVPTDEETMIALDTLRTVNR